A stretch of the Nothobranchius furzeri strain GRZ-AD chromosome 5, NfurGRZ-RIMD1, whole genome shotgun sequence genome encodes the following:
- the LOC107378275 gene encoding serine/threonine-protein kinase LMTK1 isoform X4, giving the protein MNEENAHSVFFLLTDFFCRPNRKRDRRMMLCVLHVIMSSAFFNPSFAFSSHFATDSAPLSELSWPSSLAVVVVSFSGLFTFVFLMLACICCKKGDIRFKEFENTEGEEYQADLSALALPSSQNGPEVYILPLTEVSLPVSKQPGRSMQLQKSSDIGRHSLVYLGEIGHGWFGRVVLAEVSTGVPTTKVVVKELNASASIQDQIKFLEEAQPYWTLQHPALLQCLAQCSEVTPYLLVMEFCPLGDLKNYLCSCQATDSETPDTLILQKMACDIASGLHHLHKYNFIHSDLALRNCLLTSEMSVKIGDYSLSHSRYKGDYYITQDQIWVPLRWIAPELIDEVHGNLLVVDQTKSSNIWSLGVTFWELFELGNQPYRQYSDRQVLTHAVKEQQLKLPKPQLQLPLDDHWYEVMQFCWLQPELRPSSEEVHLLVTHLCGKCSTEVKEDFTQHWNTLRPNLLVSTLHTASSKALVLTPTPTSADLSSAEQTQAVELASSAPSCFPLLEHFSDSFHSDTGDDLLTVTETSHGLKFEYKWEQARSEQPYCTSSASAPLGQENTHYQDIYYSNAGRPTRGGKTISLTLNMSPPYYEPEHVSVVPVLSAHSPSVSSEYYIRIEEPVLSNIKLDDGVGGYSSRLETTKAEPCVYWSTADNTSIDSDSSPTLQKTMQLLLSHSSSNSPVEFGHLHNDPLTERSKPDYCKHSAECKTHKLSCSPDLETSLESQTHLLHPQCKLENQHNLSRTISSPSLGFCDPYLEKNLVKESCHSKAGNLRNTLPIVNPGKKDAETGGSLLSGRWRSGEIMNDLFSDGEATNWISNHSANNNSLSCECRQRGNEKDTYLNATDLWSLTKATTRTFGSSKLCGSTEGSGGNSDWSPSLEPVSSGLYFHLCQKEKAATQRDTCANFDYLQSTNLLPNVTEVGNMEGNYERQLVANRESDYSEADDDISDITSGVFTDFNLDLSEAEEEDFSPTKTQEKVPESVDAINLFSSAASSCDQAFSPDAFNNPILPKSLDSGYDTENNESPLFIFKELGDSPSVENCPRLGGESEIALQVGLGQGVCTSASTLDVHVRNLLNKIPYRASAYFSDYDAENERSPIEEDRKFLMGSGDHHWPAILSYVVNGSVERKVKNENSFSNLKHIQSRVLANLSEADPNLPHIFFTPGLSMLSPFPPQMGGCLTKESAPAEDDPGLETEHSAEEPASELSSSSGSESSMAVKQDSSKNEKRSRGAEGCSSAHSLECGCNIKDCREDPCQENENGGGSPEDEEVNDYSHVQKDLEDTTERVRINEEEFEDIDADENDSLCEESNIPQKLPNSSPPLELCGEDVRAPLEEAEDEDDSDESESDEDLRTYKVQEDSEESEEDFTTVPVVVSDCSRARNLRGLLKTPTLLTHSFCDELERKKKAVSFFDDVTVFFFDQESPTGELAENSFSTEREPSEEEPSDSELKAESCDTHCVSNQTDGNNSENGEVPKPISVPLNRATVSRFSITHVSDTNVGPETGRYEHDLNCLVIYFTSDESLTQIWTG; this is encoded by the exons ACAGTGCTCCACTAAGCGAGTTGTCTTGGCCATCTTCATTAGCAGTTGTAGTCGTCTCCTTCTCTGGCCTTTTCACCTTTGTCTTCCTCATGCTGGCCTGCATCTGCTGCAAGAAAGGAGACATTCGCTTCAAG GAATTTGAAAACACCGAGGGAGAGGAGTACCAGGCAGACCTGTCCGCACTGGCCTTGCCGTCCTCCCAGAATGGCCCCGAGGTTTACATCCTGCCCCTCACTGAGGTCTCCCTGCCTGTCTCCAAACAGCCAGGCAGATCAA TGCAGCTGCAGAAATCGTCAGACATTGGCCGTCACAGTCTGGTGTATCTAGGAGAGATTGGACATGGCTGGTTTGGAAGG GTTGTGTTGGCTGAGGTCAGCACGGGCGTCCCCACCACCAAGGTAGTGGTGAAGGAACTGAATGCCAGTGCCAGCATTCAGGACCAGATCAAATTTCTGGAAGAGGCGCAGCCATATTG GACTCTCCAGCATCCCGCTCTCCTGCAGTGCCTTGCTCAGTGTTCAGAGGTCACTCCGTATCTGCTGGTCATGGAGTTTTGCCCTCTG GGTGATCTCAAAAATTACCTCTGCAGTTGTCAGGCGACTGATTCTGAGACTCCTGATACTTTGATCCTCCAGAAGATGGCGTGTGACATAGCTTCAGGGCTCCATCACCTTCACAAATACAACTTCATTCACAG TGACCTGGCATTGCGAAACTGTCTGCTAACATCAGAAATGTCTGTCAAGATTGGGGACTATTCCCTTTCCCACAGCCGATACAAG GGTGACTACTACATAACACAAGACCAGATTTGGGTGCCTCTGCGCTGGATTGCTCCAGAACTCATTGATGAGGTCCATGGAAACCTGCTGGTTGTTGATCAAACCAAGAGTAGTAATATTTG GTCATTAGGTGTGACCTTCTGGGAACTGTTTGAGCTGGGAAACCAGCCATACAGACAATACTCTGACAGACAAGTGCTGACTCATGCTGTGAAGGAACAGCAGCTCAAACTCCCCAAACCCCAACTCCAGCTTCCTTTGGATGACCACTG GTATGAGGTTATGCAGTTTTGCTGGCTGCAGCCGGAGCTCAGACCCAGCAGTGAAGAAGTACACCTTCTGGTCACACACTTGTGTGGCAAATGCTCTACTGAAGTCAAGGAAGACTTTACGCAACACTGGAATACCTTGAGGCCAAACTTGCTTGTCAGCACATTGCATACAGCTTCATCCAAAGCCCTGGTTCTGACCCCCACACCCACCTCAGCTGACCTCTCCAGTGCAGAGCAAACTCAGGCAGTAGAGCTGGCCTCCTCTGCTCCATCCTGCTTCCCTCTCCTGGAGCACTTCTCAGACAGCTTTCACTCTGACACGGGGGATGACCTACTGACCGTCACAGAGACAAGCCATGGTCTCAAATTTGAGTACAAATGGGAGCAGGCTCGTTCTGAACAGCCATACTGCACCTCTTCTGCAAGTGCGCCACTTGGCCAGGAGAACACACATTACCAAGATATATATTATTCAAATGCAGGAAGACCCACAAGGGGCGGCAAGACTATCAGTCTGACTTTAAATATGTCCCCACCCTATTATGAACCTGAACATGTAAGCGTTGTCCCAGTGCTGAGCGCCCACAGCCCCTCAGTGAGCAGTGAGTACTACATTCGTATAGAAGAACCAGTCCTGAGTAACATTAAGCTGGATGATGGGGTTGGAGGCTACAGCTCCCGACTGGAAACCACTAAGGCAGAGCCTTGCGTTTACTGGTCCACTGCTGACAACACATCAATTGACTCTGACTCCAGTCCCACCCTCCAAAAAACCATGCAGCTACTACTGAGCCATTCATCAAGTAACAGTCCTGTAGAGTTTGGCCACTTGCACAATGACCCCCTAACTGAACGCAGTAAACCAGACTACTGCAAACATTCAGCAGAATGCAAGACACACAAGTTGTCCTGCTCACCTGATCTGGAGACTTCATTAGAGTCACAAACACACCTTTTGCATCCACAGTGCAAATTGGAAAACCAACACAATTTATCCCGAACTATCAGCAGCCCCAGTTTAGGGTTCTGTGATCCTTACCTTGAAAAAAACTTAGTTAAGGAAAGCTGCCATAGTAAGGCAGGTAATCTCAGAAACACCCTTCCTATTGTTAACCCTGGTAAGAAAGATGCAGAAACGGGTGGTTCCCTACTGTCGGGTCGATGGAGAAGTGGTGAGATTATGAATGACTTGTTTTCTGATGGAGAGGCCACAAACTGGATCTCAAACCACTCAGCAAACAACAACAGCCTGAGCTGTGAGTGCAGGCAGAGAGGCAATGAAAAGGACACTTATCTGAATGCTACAGATTTATGGTCTTTAACCAAGGCCACCACGAGAACCTTCGGAAGCTCTAAACTTTGCGGCAGCACTGAGGGCAGTGGTGGCAACTCTGATTGGAGCCCGTCTTTGGAGCCTGTTAGTTCTGGCTTATACTTTCACTTGTGCCAAAAAGAAAAAGCTGCAACTCAAAGAGACACGTGTGCAAACTTCGATTACTTGCAAAGCACCAACCTTCTCCCCAATGTTACCGAGGTTGGAAACATGGAAGGTAACTATGAAAGGCAGTTGGTGGCCAACCGAGAGAGTGACTACAGTGAAGCTGATGATGACATCTCAGATATTACATCAGGAGTTTTTACTGACTTTAATCTTGACTTGAGCGAGGCCGAGGAAGAAGATTTTAGCCCAACGAAAACTCAAGAGAAGGTTCCTGAATCTGTGGATGCTATTAATCTATTTTCATCAGCGGCAAGCTCCTGTGACCAGGCCTTCAGTCCCGATGCCTTCAATAACCCTATCTTGCCAAAATCTCTGGATAGTGGCTATGACACAGAAAACAATGAATCTCCATTGTTTATCTTCAAAGAGCTTGGAGATTCCCCGAGTGTTGAGAATTGCCCGAGGCTTGGTGGAGAATCGGAaattgctctgcaggttggtttgGGGCAGGGAGTCTGCACTTCCGCAAGCACCTTGGATGTGCATGTAAGAAACCTGCTTAACAAGATACCGTACAGGGCCTCCGCTTACTTCTCTGACTATGATGCAGAGAACGAGAGGAGTCCCATAGAGGAAGACCGTAAGTTCCTCATGGGTTCAGGTGACCATCATTGGCCTGCTATTTTGAGCTATGTTGTAAATGGTTCTGTTGAAAGAAAAGTCAAGAACGAGAACAGTTTTTCAAATCTGAAGCACATTCAAAGTCGTGTTTTGGCGAATCTCTCAGAAGCTGATCCTAATTTACCTCACATTTTCTTCACCCCTGGGTTGTCCATGCTGTCACCGTTTCCTCCACAGATGGGTGGGTGCCTGACCAAAGAGTCTGCCCCGGCAGAAGATGATCCTGGTTTGGAGACGGAGCATTCAGCAGAAGAGCCTGCATCAGAGCTTAGCTCCTCCTCTGGGTCAGAATCCTCCATGGCTGTCAAACAAGACTCTTCCAAAAATGAAAAAAGGAGCAGGGGAGCAGAAGGCTGCTCCTCCGCTCATTCACTGGAGTGTGGTTGCAACATAAAGGACTGTAGAGAGGACCCCTGTCAAGAAAATGAAAATGGCGGTGGATCCCCTGAAGATGAAGAAGTGAATGATTACAGCCATGTCCAAAAAGACCTAGAGGACACAACAGAGCGTGTGAGAATCAATGAGGAAGAGTTTGAGGACATAGATGCAGATGAGAATGATAGCTTATGTGAAGAATCTAATATTCCTCAAAAACTTCCCAATTCTTCGCCACCATTGGAACTTTGTGGCGAAGATGTAAGAGCTCCGCTCGAAGAGGCAGAGGATGAAGATGATTCAGACGAAAGTGAGTCTGATGAGGATCTGAGAACGTATAAGGTCCAAGAAGACAGCGAGGAGAGTGAGGAGGATTTCACCACAGTGCCAGTTGTAGTAAGTGACTGCAGCAGGGCGAGGAACCTCCGCGGCCTTCTGAAGACGCCCACCCTGCTTACCCATTCCTTCTGTGATGAGTTGGAGAGGAAGAAAAAGGCTGTGTCCTTTTTTGATGATGTCACAGTGTTCTTTTTTGACCAG GAAAGCCCCACAGGAGAGTTGGCGGAGAATTCATTCTCCACAGAAAGAGAGCCCAGTGAGGAGGAACCTTCAGACTCTGAGCTCAAAGCTGAGTCCTGTGACACTCACTGTGTTTCGAACCAAACAGACGGAAACAACTCTGAAAACG GTGAAGTTCCCAAACCTATCTCTGTGCCACTCAACCGTGCCACGGTCTCACGCTTCTCCATCACACACGTGTCTGACACCAATGTGGGCCCAGAAACAGGTCGGTATGAACATGATTTGAACTGCTTGGTAATCTACTTTACATCTGATGAGTCGTTAACTCAGATTTGGACAGGTTAA
- the LOC107378275 gene encoding serine/threonine-protein kinase LMTK1 isoform X3, producing the protein MMLCVLHVIMSSAFFNPSFAFSSHFATDSAPLSELSWPSSLAVVVVSFSGLFTFVFLMLACICCKKGDIRFKEFENTEGEEYQADLSALALPSSQNGPEVYILPLTEVSLPVSKQPGRSMQLQKSSDIGRHSLVYLGEIGHGWFGRVVLAEVSTGVPTTKVVVKELNASASIQDQIKFLEEAQPYWTLQHPALLQCLAQCSEVTPYLLVMEFCPLGDLKNYLCSCQATDSETPDTLILQKMACDIASGLHHLHKYNFIHSDLALRNCLLTSEMSVKIGDYSLSHSRYKGDYYITQDQIWVPLRWIAPELIDEVHGNLLVVDQTKSSNIWSLGVTFWELFELGNQPYRQYSDRQVLTHAVKEQQLKLPKPQLQLPLDDHWYEVMQFCWLQPELRPSSEEVHLLVTHLCGKCSTEVKEDFTQHWNTLRPNLLVSTLHTASSKALVLTPTPTSADLSSAEQTQAVELASSAPSCFPLLEHFSDSFHSDTGDDLLTVTETSHGLKFEYKWEQARSEQPYCTSSASAPLGQENTHYQDIYYSNAGRPTRGGKTISLTLNMSPPYYEPEHVSVVPVLSAHSPSVSSEYYIRIEEPVLSNIKLDDGVGGYSSRLETTKAEPCVYWSTADNTSIDSDSSPTLQKTMQLLLSHSSSNSPVEFGHLHNDPLTERSKPDYCKHSAECKTHKLSCSPDLETSLESQTHLLHPQCKLENQHNLSRTISSPSLGFCDPYLEKNLVKESCHSKAGNLRNTLPIVNPGKKDAETGGSLLSGRWRSGEIMNDLFSDGEATNWISNHSANNNSLSCECRQRGNEKDTYLNATDLWSLTKATTRTFGSSKLCGSTEGSGGNSDWSPSLEPVSSGLYFHLCQKEKAATQRDTCANFDYLQSTNLLPNVTEVGNMEGNYERQLVANRESDYSEADDDISDITSGVFTDFNLDLSEAEEEDFSPTKTQEKVPESVDAINLFSSAASSCDQAFSPDAFNNPILPKSLDSGYDTENNESPLFIFKELGDSPSVENCPRLGGESEIALQVGLGQGVCTSASTLDVHVRNLLNKIPYRASAYFSDYDAENERSPIEEDRKFLMGSGDHHWPAILSYVVNGSVERKVKNENSFSNLKHIQSRVLANLSEADPNLPHIFFTPGLSMLSPFPPQMGGCLTKESAPAEDDPGLETEHSAEEPASELSSSSGSESSMAVKQDSSKNEKRSRGAEGCSSAHSLECGCNIKDCREDPCQENENGGGSPEDEEVNDYSHVQKDLEDTTERVRINEEEFEDIDADENDSLCEESNIPQKLPNSSPPLELCGEDVRAPLEEAEDEDDSDESESDEDLRTYKVQEDSEESEEDFTTVPVVVSDCSRARNLRGLLKTPTLLTHSFCDELERKKKAVSFFDDVTVFFFDQESPTGELAENSFSTEREPSEEEPSDSELKAESCDTHCVSNQTDGNNSENGGSYKWEDNHSIEFCPSSLPTTRDPESSPTFVLHAGEVPKPISVPLNRATVSRFSITHVSDTNVGPETGRYEHDLNCLVIYFTSDESLTQIWTG; encoded by the exons ACAGTGCTCCACTAAGCGAGTTGTCTTGGCCATCTTCATTAGCAGTTGTAGTCGTCTCCTTCTCTGGCCTTTTCACCTTTGTCTTCCTCATGCTGGCCTGCATCTGCTGCAAGAAAGGAGACATTCGCTTCAAG GAATTTGAAAACACCGAGGGAGAGGAGTACCAGGCAGACCTGTCCGCACTGGCCTTGCCGTCCTCCCAGAATGGCCCCGAGGTTTACATCCTGCCCCTCACTGAGGTCTCCCTGCCTGTCTCCAAACAGCCAGGCAGATCAA TGCAGCTGCAGAAATCGTCAGACATTGGCCGTCACAGTCTGGTGTATCTAGGAGAGATTGGACATGGCTGGTTTGGAAGG GTTGTGTTGGCTGAGGTCAGCACGGGCGTCCCCACCACCAAGGTAGTGGTGAAGGAACTGAATGCCAGTGCCAGCATTCAGGACCAGATCAAATTTCTGGAAGAGGCGCAGCCATATTG GACTCTCCAGCATCCCGCTCTCCTGCAGTGCCTTGCTCAGTGTTCAGAGGTCACTCCGTATCTGCTGGTCATGGAGTTTTGCCCTCTG GGTGATCTCAAAAATTACCTCTGCAGTTGTCAGGCGACTGATTCTGAGACTCCTGATACTTTGATCCTCCAGAAGATGGCGTGTGACATAGCTTCAGGGCTCCATCACCTTCACAAATACAACTTCATTCACAG TGACCTGGCATTGCGAAACTGTCTGCTAACATCAGAAATGTCTGTCAAGATTGGGGACTATTCCCTTTCCCACAGCCGATACAAG GGTGACTACTACATAACACAAGACCAGATTTGGGTGCCTCTGCGCTGGATTGCTCCAGAACTCATTGATGAGGTCCATGGAAACCTGCTGGTTGTTGATCAAACCAAGAGTAGTAATATTTG GTCATTAGGTGTGACCTTCTGGGAACTGTTTGAGCTGGGAAACCAGCCATACAGACAATACTCTGACAGACAAGTGCTGACTCATGCTGTGAAGGAACAGCAGCTCAAACTCCCCAAACCCCAACTCCAGCTTCCTTTGGATGACCACTG GTATGAGGTTATGCAGTTTTGCTGGCTGCAGCCGGAGCTCAGACCCAGCAGTGAAGAAGTACACCTTCTGGTCACACACTTGTGTGGCAAATGCTCTACTGAAGTCAAGGAAGACTTTACGCAACACTGGAATACCTTGAGGCCAAACTTGCTTGTCAGCACATTGCATACAGCTTCATCCAAAGCCCTGGTTCTGACCCCCACACCCACCTCAGCTGACCTCTCCAGTGCAGAGCAAACTCAGGCAGTAGAGCTGGCCTCCTCTGCTCCATCCTGCTTCCCTCTCCTGGAGCACTTCTCAGACAGCTTTCACTCTGACACGGGGGATGACCTACTGACCGTCACAGAGACAAGCCATGGTCTCAAATTTGAGTACAAATGGGAGCAGGCTCGTTCTGAACAGCCATACTGCACCTCTTCTGCAAGTGCGCCACTTGGCCAGGAGAACACACATTACCAAGATATATATTATTCAAATGCAGGAAGACCCACAAGGGGCGGCAAGACTATCAGTCTGACTTTAAATATGTCCCCACCCTATTATGAACCTGAACATGTAAGCGTTGTCCCAGTGCTGAGCGCCCACAGCCCCTCAGTGAGCAGTGAGTACTACATTCGTATAGAAGAACCAGTCCTGAGTAACATTAAGCTGGATGATGGGGTTGGAGGCTACAGCTCCCGACTGGAAACCACTAAGGCAGAGCCTTGCGTTTACTGGTCCACTGCTGACAACACATCAATTGACTCTGACTCCAGTCCCACCCTCCAAAAAACCATGCAGCTACTACTGAGCCATTCATCAAGTAACAGTCCTGTAGAGTTTGGCCACTTGCACAATGACCCCCTAACTGAACGCAGTAAACCAGACTACTGCAAACATTCAGCAGAATGCAAGACACACAAGTTGTCCTGCTCACCTGATCTGGAGACTTCATTAGAGTCACAAACACACCTTTTGCATCCACAGTGCAAATTGGAAAACCAACACAATTTATCCCGAACTATCAGCAGCCCCAGTTTAGGGTTCTGTGATCCTTACCTTGAAAAAAACTTAGTTAAGGAAAGCTGCCATAGTAAGGCAGGTAATCTCAGAAACACCCTTCCTATTGTTAACCCTGGTAAGAAAGATGCAGAAACGGGTGGTTCCCTACTGTCGGGTCGATGGAGAAGTGGTGAGATTATGAATGACTTGTTTTCTGATGGAGAGGCCACAAACTGGATCTCAAACCACTCAGCAAACAACAACAGCCTGAGCTGTGAGTGCAGGCAGAGAGGCAATGAAAAGGACACTTATCTGAATGCTACAGATTTATGGTCTTTAACCAAGGCCACCACGAGAACCTTCGGAAGCTCTAAACTTTGCGGCAGCACTGAGGGCAGTGGTGGCAACTCTGATTGGAGCCCGTCTTTGGAGCCTGTTAGTTCTGGCTTATACTTTCACTTGTGCCAAAAAGAAAAAGCTGCAACTCAAAGAGACACGTGTGCAAACTTCGATTACTTGCAAAGCACCAACCTTCTCCCCAATGTTACCGAGGTTGGAAACATGGAAGGTAACTATGAAAGGCAGTTGGTGGCCAACCGAGAGAGTGACTACAGTGAAGCTGATGATGACATCTCAGATATTACATCAGGAGTTTTTACTGACTTTAATCTTGACTTGAGCGAGGCCGAGGAAGAAGATTTTAGCCCAACGAAAACTCAAGAGAAGGTTCCTGAATCTGTGGATGCTATTAATCTATTTTCATCAGCGGCAAGCTCCTGTGACCAGGCCTTCAGTCCCGATGCCTTCAATAACCCTATCTTGCCAAAATCTCTGGATAGTGGCTATGACACAGAAAACAATGAATCTCCATTGTTTATCTTCAAAGAGCTTGGAGATTCCCCGAGTGTTGAGAATTGCCCGAGGCTTGGTGGAGAATCGGAaattgctctgcaggttggtttgGGGCAGGGAGTCTGCACTTCCGCAAGCACCTTGGATGTGCATGTAAGAAACCTGCTTAACAAGATACCGTACAGGGCCTCCGCTTACTTCTCTGACTATGATGCAGAGAACGAGAGGAGTCCCATAGAGGAAGACCGTAAGTTCCTCATGGGTTCAGGTGACCATCATTGGCCTGCTATTTTGAGCTATGTTGTAAATGGTTCTGTTGAAAGAAAAGTCAAGAACGAGAACAGTTTTTCAAATCTGAAGCACATTCAAAGTCGTGTTTTGGCGAATCTCTCAGAAGCTGATCCTAATTTACCTCACATTTTCTTCACCCCTGGGTTGTCCATGCTGTCACCGTTTCCTCCACAGATGGGTGGGTGCCTGACCAAAGAGTCTGCCCCGGCAGAAGATGATCCTGGTTTGGAGACGGAGCATTCAGCAGAAGAGCCTGCATCAGAGCTTAGCTCCTCCTCTGGGTCAGAATCCTCCATGGCTGTCAAACAAGACTCTTCCAAAAATGAAAAAAGGAGCAGGGGAGCAGAAGGCTGCTCCTCCGCTCATTCACTGGAGTGTGGTTGCAACATAAAGGACTGTAGAGAGGACCCCTGTCAAGAAAATGAAAATGGCGGTGGATCCCCTGAAGATGAAGAAGTGAATGATTACAGCCATGTCCAAAAAGACCTAGAGGACACAACAGAGCGTGTGAGAATCAATGAGGAAGAGTTTGAGGACATAGATGCAGATGAGAATGATAGCTTATGTGAAGAATCTAATATTCCTCAAAAACTTCCCAATTCTTCGCCACCATTGGAACTTTGTGGCGAAGATGTAAGAGCTCCGCTCGAAGAGGCAGAGGATGAAGATGATTCAGACGAAAGTGAGTCTGATGAGGATCTGAGAACGTATAAGGTCCAAGAAGACAGCGAGGAGAGTGAGGAGGATTTCACCACAGTGCCAGTTGTAGTAAGTGACTGCAGCAGGGCGAGGAACCTCCGCGGCCTTCTGAAGACGCCCACCCTGCTTACCCATTCCTTCTGTGATGAGTTGGAGAGGAAGAAAAAGGCTGTGTCCTTTTTTGATGATGTCACAGTGTTCTTTTTTGACCAG GAAAGCCCCACAGGAGAGTTGGCGGAGAATTCATTCTCCACAGAAAGAGAGCCCAGTGAGGAGGAACCTTCAGACTCTGAGCTCAAAGCTGAGTCCTGTGACACTCACTGTGTTTCGAACCAAACAGACGGAAACAACTCTGAAAACG GTGGGAGTTATAAATGGGAAGATAACCACTCCATTGAGTTCTGTCCATCCTCACTTCCAACCACCCGGGACCCAGAATCCTCTCCCACCTTTGTCCTCCACGCAGGTGAAGTTCCCAAACCTATCTCTGTGCCACTCAACCGTGCCACGGTCTCACGCTTCTCCATCACACACGTGTCTGACACCAATGTGGGCCCAGAAACAGGTCGGTATGAACATGATTTGAACTGCTTGGTAATCTACTTTACATCTGATGAGTCGTTAACTCAGATTTGGACAGGTTAA